The following coding sequences lie in one bacterium genomic window:
- the purD gene encoding phosphoribosylamine--glycine ligase: MKILVIGSGGREHALVWKISQSLLVQKIYCAPGNGGIGKQAECVDIKADDIDGLKNFALSKAIDLTVVGPEVALVKGIVDEFEKVGLKIFGPNKKASQLEGSKVFSKELMKKYQIPTAEFRVFEDSKEAISYMKSKEMPLVVKADGLAAGKGVIVCKTQGEAVDAVKKIMEDKIFGDAGKKVVIEECLEGEEASILAFTDGEHIKLLPTSQDHKRIYDDDKGPNTGGMGAYSPAPIVNENLLPIIRRDIIKKTIDGLRKEGIVYKGILYAGLMIKEGEIKVLEFNVRFGDPETQAILPRMGSDIIQPIMATIDGNLDDVDCQWKKESCVCVVLASGGYPLNYHKGKVIKVLDKIKDSENIMVFHAGTKKSDSGNIVTDGGRVLGVSALGMDIKEAIDNVYDAVNYISFENMCYRKDIGKKAFL, translated from the coding sequence ATGAAAATATTGGTGATAGGTAGTGGCGGCAGAGAACACGCGTTGGTATGGAAAATTTCCCAAAGTCTATTGGTGCAAAAAATATATTGCGCGCCCGGAAACGGGGGGATAGGAAAACAAGCAGAGTGTGTTGATATTAAAGCGGATGACATAGATGGACTTAAAAATTTTGCTTTAAGTAAAGCCATAGATTTAACCGTGGTAGGTCCTGAAGTTGCGCTTGTAAAAGGTATAGTCGATGAATTTGAAAAAGTGGGTTTGAAAATCTTCGGACCTAATAAGAAAGCGTCACAACTTGAAGGAAGTAAAGTTTTTTCAAAAGAACTGATGAAGAAGTATCAAATTCCTACTGCAGAATTTAGGGTCTTTGAGGATTCAAAGGAAGCAATCTCTTACATGAAATCAAAAGAAATGCCGCTCGTTGTAAAAGCTGATGGATTAGCAGCCGGAAAAGGAGTTATTGTCTGCAAAACGCAGGGCGAAGCCGTTGATGCGGTTAAAAAAATAATGGAAGATAAAATCTTCGGGGATGCCGGCAAGAAAGTTGTAATTGAAGAATGTCTGGAAGGCGAAGAAGCATCAATACTTGCATTTACGGACGGTGAACACATTAAATTATTGCCGACTTCACAGGACCACAAGAGAATATATGACGATGACAAAGGTCCCAATACCGGCGGAATGGGGGCATATTCGCCTGCGCCAATTGTTAATGAAAATCTTTTACCTATAATAAGGAGAGACATTATAAAAAAGACCATAGACGGATTAAGAAAAGAAGGTATTGTTTATAAAGGAATTTTATACGCTGGACTTATGATAAAAGAAGGTGAGATAAAAGTGCTTGAATTCAATGTAAGATTTGGTGATCCGGAGACACAGGCAATTCTACCTAGAATGGGGTCGGATATTATTCAACCTATTATGGCTACGATTGATGGCAACTTAGATGATGTTGATTGCCAATGGAAAAAAGAATCTTGTGTATGCGTTGTTTTGGCTTCAGGTGGTTATCCCCTAAATTATCATAAAGGAAAAGTAATTAAAGTATTAGATAAAATCAAAGATTCTGAGAATATAATGGTATTTCACGCGGGGACGAAAAAATCAGACAGCGGAAATATAGTTACCGACGGAGGAAGAGTTCTTGGTGTAAGCGCGCTTGGTATGGATATAAAAGAAGCTATTGATAATGTTTATGATGCAGTAAACTACATCAGTTTTGAAAATATGTGTTACAGGAAAGATATAGGAAAGAAAGCATTTTTGTAA
- a CDS encoding peptidylprolyl isomerase: MKTLKLLFLIILFQIVFVLNGSAAIIDYIVATVDKEIITYSELKEKLAIVIEHYQKVYSGDDLENRLKQARESILNEIIEEKILLINAEKEKVKVTEEEIEKNIEEFKKEFSTPDEFYAGLKKEGLTLAEFKEKTKSRIKIGKFIRLNVFRDIRITEEEITNFYEENKPAFLMPEQVKISQILIKDESNNEAGKTIEEVFQKLKSGEGFSSLAKSYSEEPNASGGGDLGFVYIEQLQPQIRKALLELKVGEFTKPILTSAGYHIIKLEAKRLSQYAPILEVKDLIRKKLYDSKVSEVYRKWMESAKKNIEIAIFG, encoded by the coding sequence ATGAAAACTTTAAAACTATTGTTTCTTATAATACTGTTTCAAATCGTGTTTGTTCTTAATGGTTCTGCGGCAATTATTGATTATATTGTCGCTACGGTAGACAAGGAAATAATTACATACTCCGAACTAAAAGAAAAATTGGCGATTGTTATAGAGCATTATCAAAAGGTTTATAGTGGAGACGATCTCGAAAACCGATTAAAGCAGGCAAGAGAAAGTATATTAAACGAAATAATAGAGGAGAAAATTCTGCTAATAAACGCGGAAAAGGAAAAGGTTAAAGTTACGGAAGAGGAAATTGAAAAAAATATTGAGGAATTCAAAAAAGAATTTTCTACGCCCGATGAATTTTACGCTGGGTTAAAAAAAGAAGGACTTACACTTGCCGAATTTAAAGAAAAAACAAAATCGAGAATAAAAATCGGTAAATTCATCAGATTGAATGTTTTCAGAGATATTAGAATTACAGAAGAAGAAATCACGAACTTCTACGAGGAGAACAAACCTGCGTTTTTAATGCCGGAACAGGTAAAAATTTCGCAGATTTTGATTAAAGATGAGAGTAATAATGAGGCAGGAAAAACAATAGAAGAAGTTTTTCAAAAACTAAAATCAGGAGAAGGTTTTTCTTCACTTGCAAAATCGTATTCCGAAGAGCCCAATGCTTCCGGTGGAGGAGATTTAGGTTTTGTCTATATTGAACAACTCCAACCACAGATTAGAAAAGCTCTTTTGGAACTCAAAGTAGGCGAATTCACAAAACCAATCCTTACTTCCGCAGGTTATCACATCATAAAACTGGAAGCCAAAAGACTTTCTCAATATGCGCCAATTTTAGAAGTAAAGGATTTGATTAGAAAAAAACTTTACGATTCTAAAGTAAGCGAAGTATATAGGAAATGGATGGAAAGCGCCAAAAAGAATATAGAGATAGCTATCTTTGGATAA
- a CDS encoding class I SAM-dependent methyltransferase → MEDIFIQSWAPKKGQAIELGCGTGTISRWLTKKGFTTTGIDISKTAIKMAKAQSQGLKIKYINDDFCSMDTKPLGKYDLCVDGQFLHCITNRRDRKTVLHKIRQILKPKGIFVLMSMCSPINRHSFANLYKNQKILGSVIYIEAKKYGKFQGLRTIQGKEYIPTRYIAHWKDILSELKKAGFPPMLFRYNNHTAKDPTGALNVVAIRK, encoded by the coding sequence TTGGAAGATATCTTTATACAATCATGGGCGCCTAAAAAAGGACAGGCAATCGAACTTGGTTGCGGCACAGGAACAATCAGCAGATGGCTAACCAAAAAAGGATTCACAACCACAGGTATAGATATCAGCAAAACCGCAATCAAAATGGCAAAAGCCCAATCCCAAGGACTCAAGATAAAATACATAAACGACGACTTCTGCTCAATGGACACAAAACCTTTGGGTAAATACGACCTCTGTGTTGACGGACAATTCCTGCATTGCATTACTAACCGCCGGGATAGAAAAACCGTATTGCACAAAATCCGCCAAATTTTAAAGCCGAAAGGTATCTTTGTCCTTATGAGCATGTGCTCCCCTATCAACCGTCATAGTTTTGCAAATCTGTATAAGAACCAAAAAATCCTGGGGAGTGTAATTTATATTGAGGCAAAAAAATACGGCAAGTTTCAGGGTTTGAGAACAATACAAGGAAAGGAATATATTCCCACGCGATATATCGCGCATTGGAAAGATATCCTGTCCGAACTAAAAAAAGCCGGCTTTCCCCCGATGCTTTTTAGATACAACAACCACACAGCAAAAGACCCTACTGGTGCTCTTAATGTAGTAGCAATAAGAAAGTGA
- a CDS encoding type II secretion system protein — protein MKNEGFTLIELLVVVAIIGILAAVLLPALGRAREITVRTRCTNNLHQIMLINIIYANDNDQYLPGPSGISSGNASESDVKGGYLYTGGYLTNLDYWKCPSAQALYPNTQAGYPRAIDYTVSMPGYFVPYNQANSAGGLDGNGMMTFISSDEITPSRTRKITTFPGPSQTVVYAEENTGKVPSGCFGSTYTINDPTLCWEDVVEPRHIDNSTAGCLDGHVILIPCALSGCKAGECLYTQNCPKRIQLMPQYCPFSGWTAGGY, from the coding sequence ATGAAGAATGAGGGGTTCACTCTGATAGAGCTTCTTGTAGTAGTAGCAATTATCGGAATTTTGGCTGCGGTGCTTCTTCCTGCATTGGGCAGGGCGCGTGAGATTACGGTGAGAACAAGATGTACAAACAACCTGCATCAGATAATGCTTATTAACATCATCTATGCGAACGATAATGATCAATATCTGCCGGGACCATCTGGCATTAGCTCGGGTAATGCAAGCGAAAGTGATGTCAAAGGAGGTTATCTTTATACAGGTGGTTATCTGACTAACCTCGACTATTGGAAATGTCCAAGTGCCCAAGCTCTATATCCAAATACTCAGGCTGGATATCCACGGGCGATTGACTATACTGTGAGCATGCCCGGATACTTTGTGCCATATAACCAAGCAAATAGCGCAGGTGGACTTGACGGCAACGGTATGATGACCTTTATCTCCAGCGACGAAATAACACCGAGCAGAACGCGGAAAATTACAACGTTTCCGGGGCCGAGCCAAACAGTGGTCTATGCTGAAGAGAACACGGGAAAGGTGCCAAGTGGGTGTTTTGGGTCGACTTACACAATCAATGACCCAACTTTATGTTGGGAAGATGTGGTTGAGCCGCGTCATATTGATAATTCTACTGCAGGATGTTTAGATGGACATGTGATTCTTATTCCATGTGCCCTATCGGGCTGTAAGGCTGGAGAATGTCTATATACCCAAAATTGTCCCAAGAGGATACAGCTGATGCCTCAATACTGCCCATTTTCTGGATGGACAGCTGGTGGTTATTGA
- a CDS encoding ribose-phosphate pyrophosphokinase produces MSDAEMLLFSGNANKKLAEEIAQYLDIPLSPMEITNFVDGEIFLKILENVRGTDAFVIQPTCPPVNDNIMELLFIIDALKRASARRITAVVPYYGYARQDRKTEPRVPISAKVIANILTVAGASRVLVIDLHVGQIQGFFDIPVDHLFAAPLMIDYIKRKRLSDLTILSPDTGGVERARAFAKRLEASLAIIDKRRPERNVAELMHIVGDIEGRNVVIVDDMIDTGGTIIQAAEAIKKSGAKDVYVCSTHGVFSKDALNNLQKSVLKEIIVTNTIPQNKESEYSKLQVLSIAPLLGEAIKRIHNESSVSSLFV; encoded by the coding sequence ATGTCTGACGCAGAGATGTTACTGTTTTCCGGTAATGCTAATAAGAAATTAGCCGAAGAAATAGCGCAGTATCTTGATATACCTCTATCCCCCATGGAAATAACTAATTTCGTGGATGGGGAGATATTTTTAAAGATACTGGAAAATGTGCGGGGGACGGATGCTTTTGTAATTCAGCCGACTTGTCCTCCCGTCAATGACAATATTATGGAGCTTTTGTTCATAATAGATGCTTTGAAGAGGGCATCGGCCAGAAGAATAACAGCGGTTGTTCCTTATTACGGATATGCAAGACAGGACAGGAAAACAGAACCACGCGTTCCTATTTCGGCTAAAGTGATAGCTAATATTTTGACGGTGGCAGGCGCAAGCAGGGTGCTTGTTATAGACTTGCATGTTGGACAAATTCAAGGGTTTTTTGATATTCCGGTAGACCATCTTTTTGCGGCTCCCTTAATGATAGATTATATAAAAAGAAAACGGTTGTCGGATTTGACTATTTTGTCTCCCGACACAGGTGGTGTGGAAAGAGCAAGAGCTTTTGCAAAAAGATTGGAAGCTTCTTTGGCTATCATAGATAAAAGAAGACCCGAAAGAAATGTGGCGGAATTAATGCACATCGTGGGCGATATTGAAGGCAGGAATGTAGTTATAGTTGATGATATGATAGACACCGGCGGAACGATTATTCAAGCCGCAGAAGCTATTAAAAAAAGCGGAGCTAAGGACGTATATGTTTGTAGCACGCACGGTGTTTTTTCTAAAGATGCGCTGAATAATTTACAGAAGTCGGTTTTGAAAGAAATTATTGTTACAAATACCATTCCTCAAAACAAGGAAAGCGAATATAGTAAGCTTCAAGTTCTTTCTATAGCGCCTTTATTAGGCGAAGCTATAAAAAGAATACATAACGAGAGTTCTGTAAGTTCTCTATTTGTTTAA